Genomic segment of Salvia hispanica cultivar TCC Black 2014 chromosome 2, UniMelb_Shisp_WGS_1.0, whole genome shotgun sequence:
CGTGGAGCACCGGGCCTTCCCCATCGTGTGCGCACCTGTTTTAGTATATGGTCAAAATAACGTCATTTGGTCTATAAATTCCACACCAGTTGTATCGGTAGCAAATTACCGGAGAGTGCGAGGAGATCTTGGAGAGAGAGGCCGAGTGCTTGGAATTTGGACATCAACGTTGGTAGATCGGAATTGGGAGAGGGAAGAATGTTGTTGGCGGCTGCTTTGCTGGCGATCAAGCTGTCCTTCCTTCCCATTTCCACTTCCCATGCGGGCCCACCTGACTGCACGCAGAATAGACCAGACATAAGAactaatccaaaaaaaattactttctAGCAaataaatgacacattttgactcaacacgagttttaagaatttttttaccTTATAACGGAAATGagtaaaaaaagtaagtgaaatTTATATAGTCCATTTTTCGGTAGAACGTGAGTGTAATGAATTTTGGGACACTGTACCAAAACAACAGCGTCTCTTGCAGCAATTGCGAGAATGTCGGCGCAGGAAACTGTCTGAGGGCAAAAATATTCGATTTCGGCCTTGATGGCGTCGATCACATCGAATCCCCTTAGAGAGTTTGCGTTGGGAGCAGCGGACTTCTCTCCAACCATGCTGGCCGTGTCGTCCAACAACACCGATGCATCGCATCCCTGCGAAACCACACACTATTAGTactcagagagagagagagagagaaagaaaaagcgATAAGGAAAACATGCATTAACGAAGCAGTCGTGGAAATGGAGACGAAGGAGGGAGGCGGCCATCCGGGGGTCATCGGAGACGGCCTTTTCGACCCAGGAAAACACGATCGCTTCGGCCTCGGGGCAGCTGCTGAGGTAGAAATCGAAGGTTAGTGAAATGGTGCCGCCGTTCACGCAGGCTTCTGCTGCATTTGGATTTGTTGCGTTTGGGAGAGTGCTGCAGAATGATGCTGAAAACATCATCAAACACACAAATGCTGTGATATAATTGTGatccattttcttcttttttttgtaggTTATGAAATGGGAAGCAAACCtagtttttatatatatatatatatatatgtgtgttgGAAGGGGAGAAGACAGATTCAAGATAGGAAAAGGTCGTGAGGTTCTGGAAGAGGATGAGATGAGCACTCTGTAACTGAAAACCTACTACCATCTGCCTCTTGCATTATTACATGCtctactttgttattttcttctccatacttcaaattttcaaataacaaCGCAGTTGATAAATCGTTTCTCCTTTTGAACATAATAGCGGGAGTTCAAGGCATTGAAGGgtgtttgtgtgtgtagaTAAATAAATCTGACAGAAACCatgaagtttggtcaaattctggtcTATCCTGCAACTTTAAGAAATGACTAATTGTATTACTAttactttgatattttttgtcaatTGTCCCTATGATTTGGGGGTATATTATGTATTACTGTGCTTTTTGCAAACGAAAATTATTGTGCGAACAAATCATTCAACTATTTAAACGATGtcatttaatacattatttcaataatgTCTTTAAGTTTTACATGTATACGTACGTTGATAAATTCAGAAACATAgcatgatgaaattttttgttatgagacgattgagaaaaatattaaagttatgatatgattGGTCATTTTTAAAGTTGTAGGATAgaccagaatttgaccaaactttatggtttttttttttttttttttccatttgaCGCGACAATCAAAATTCATACGTGGACGCTAAATATATAACATTTtctattcataaaaaaattgactttGTTGAAATATATCCATCAATAAGCGATCATGTTTTTTTGGTTGTAAGATACtccaaattttgtgatttttctgACAAATTATGGGACCGCCGATGATCAtacatagtactactagtaatgTTTTTCAAGCAATTTCCCCAGACTAAAATACATATGGTGCATATCTAAATAAAACGAGTTGGagtttctttattaatttatgcaaaataaacttaaatgtGCATGGGCCTGGATTTGTGGTATACCGCATATGTGTCAGTATTGGGcctgttttataataatagatattATAAGCTGAGCCcataaaattgatattctCCATCTATAAAATCACccacttaattaatttgcaaCTTAAGAGCACgttttaatttcaaaaccAAGAAACCGCAGTTATTGTCACATCACTTCGAAAAGTTTGTTAATTTTGCAAGCAACATTAGAGGGATCTAAACTTTTGACTGCTGTTTATCATTTGATTATACATATCTTTTGACGTACGTAAGCAATTCTTAGTATGcagaattaaatttgaaatattttggaGAATTAAAGTAAAGAAAACGATGCATATGCCACTGATCGAACAGTAGAGGAAAATATTGATTTCCAGCTATGTTGAATATAATTCGTCTGTTGTTGGCagagaatattttttcatatctcTTTACAGatagaagaaataaatattattcattCCGATTCCTTTCTCATGGTTGTCACCACAAAATTTTCCAATACTGCATTTCATGCAGTGGAATTATGCATAGCTTCTCCATTTActtttccatatataaaacTTTACTTCTagttaaattcataattagaAACCCTAATTCAGTGACACAATATGTAATTATTAGTTAACATAcgcattttttttactataaaactatatTTACATGGTGCACGACATATACCACATGgtgatttcttttatttgtcaTATTGAATAAAAGTTGGGAAAAGGTGAAAATAAATAAGCTAAAACTATAGTAGATTGGTCCACACTGTACCAAATTTAGGTAATGGCCTAGACGTCTACTATATGTAAGGACTATGCATGAATATAAGttgaaaaatgcaatattttagGTTGGCGACTTTACTATTATATAGAGTGATGGTGCACAACAATCATTCTACATGCACCAATAATATTagattaacttaattaaattgtgtgCCTAACTTCTTGGAAATAGTGAATTCTTTCATTGACAATTTCACTATGTTCTCCTCCTTCTCACATACTTTTCATAATTACtgcaatttaattttcaaccGGAGACCTTatagctaattaattaaaaatggcTAGCTAGATATGGATCCATATATGTCCCGAAATGACcttaaaaatgagaaatatttaGTCAATTCATTTATCATAGATAAGGccttattattaaaattcctATATAAGATAGTAGTGTAGATGCCTATGTATTTATCTTGAAAAGTAAGAGCATTTGACTATACTACTCAACTTTACTAATCCTGATatttctcatcaattaatcTATTATTGTAATATACATGCGTGTAatgaaaatgtttatattGACGAGTGGACTATGGAATCgagataatattaaaaaaattataactttttgATAACTCTTTTTAGATACTTGTAGTTAAGGCTGTGTCTTAGAAAAATATcgatccaaaatatttttttataaaattcaaattcttgaTTCTTACCAGCAAACTATTTCCAGAACTGTGTTAATGTTATGTGCATTTAATCAAAGGACAATACAACTTGCACAAAATCTGCCACCATATATGCTCTCAATATGGGTAAATTCTACATGCTGCCATTccaattgaaataataattcatgGTGAATCAAACATATACTGAAATAGCACATTCCTCAACCAAAAAGATATAGTAATTCCTATCATCTGATTATGCAccatcattttatattatattccatctaactcctatatataaaaaaatcttatatttACACACGacctaaaataaataaatcctaGTATTTCTCAACAAAAAAGAATCCCAGGCTTCACACATATGCAGTATAGTATTAAAAGAaactactactagtaaatTAATGGCCAAAAATCACGCATCAATTTATCGGTAATAATTGCTAATAAATGAGGCTTTCTTCCACTTTAGTATTCCCTGCATAAAATTCCAAGCAGATTGCATAAATTTCACATGAATTTACATCACAAATATTCCACAACATTTATTTCATACAAAATACTTGGGTTCATAAACTGCTGAACCCCATAAAAACCAGCCAATCAAAATTGCCTAATCCACAGaaaaaaaccctaaccctaaacaCAATATTGATTTAGTGACAGGAGAAGAGGatctaatataaataaatatatatccaCATATATATCCATTAAACCCTGAAACTATATGAAGACAAGTTTTAAGAACATATACAAGAAATATAAccaaaaaaacatcattttaATCCAAGTCTAGCTACGAAGTTGGTGGTTCATATCTAAAGAGAAAACCCCCTAAACTCCAGATTCGGTCagcaaattaagaaaaataaagcataCCAACTAATAAAGCTAGCACATTAATTACTAGCAAAAgacactaaataaaattactctttagtcctcctcctcctcctccttctccttctgCTGCCCGAATACCTTAGACGGTAGCATGTCTTGAAGCAGGCCGTTGTCCCTGGCCAAGGCCGGGAGCGAAAAGGGTCTTTCTTGAACTAGATTAGGATACAATGCAGGATTAGGATTATGATTAAAATTCGGATTaagatttggatttggattggGATTAAAGCTCAAAGGAGAAGTCAATAAATTATGGAAGTAGGGTTGGTGTTGCATAGGTTGTGGTGGTAATTGCTGCTGATACAGGTGGTGGAACATTGGTGGGAAACTGCTCGATCCTCCTGCGCCTCCGCCTCCGTCAAGCATGAGCCTTTCCGGCATCCCCGCGAAGCTGCCCCGGGGCGTGAGGGGGCAGGGATGGAGGTGTGTGCCTTCGTAGGTTGTCACAACAATGGTCGGATCTTCACACGATCTCTCCACTCTCTTCTTCACCCCACATGCCGTGCTCGTGCAACGGTAGTAGCTCCTAAACAATTTATCccaattcaattattcaaacacaaaaaagattcaatttttattgctTAATCTGATGTAAATCGAAAAGGGTGTGTGAATATACCTGGGAAAAGGGCTGTTCTTCACTGCTTTCTGGCCATACTTTCTCCATCTGTAGCCATCATCCAAGTTATCAATCTCACTCTTTGTCATGAACGCAAATCTCGGCTCCCTTGGCCTTTTCTGGCTCTTCTTTTTCGGTTTTAACCTTAAAAACACcaccttttatatatatatcatcacTCCATCAAGAATCAAAGCAACACTAATTAAAAagactcaatttttttatagccAGTCAGTCAACACAGATCATGCATTAAATCAAACCCCACTATCAACTACTACAAGAATTCACACAAAAAGAATCattcacaattattaaaaaaaaacatcattgaaaaataaaaagaaaaaaaagatctCACTGTTTCCTAGCCTTTTCCTGATCTTGCTCCTCTTTCTGATCATCATTCGCAGCAGCCGCCTCGGCAGAGGAGGAAGAGACGGAGGAGGAATTGGGCGTCGCCGGCGTGTTCACCACCTCAGAATattccggcggcggcggcggaggggggAAGGGGGTTTGCAGCAAATCGTCGAAGATGGAAGAAGGGTTGGAGAAATCTTGGACGCTGAGCATGTCGATGAATCGGAAAGAAGAATTCTTGTTGGGAAGATGATGATCGGTTGAGAGGTCGAGCAAGCTGCTGCTGCTTTCTGGAATCATCATTTGATCGGAAAATGCAATGTTTTGGGGTGAATTGTGTGTGGACTCCTTTTGCTTCTCCTCCATTAGTTTGTTGTGTTGATTAAAAGCGTAGATTCTTCATTTGCTGCACTGCTTCAACAGTGAAGcgatttagagagagagagagagagaggtttGTTTATtggttttgggggttttgaAGTGTGAAGAGAGAGTTTGAGAAGGGGCctccctttttctctctttaggTAGGGGGTGGGGTGGGGTGGGGGGTGGGTTCGGACAACAGGTTGGCCCCGCCtagatttttgttttcttgcaaatttgatttttttttctacatcttatctccttttcttttttattaatttctatgTCCAATCTTTTTTTTGGGTGGAATGGAGAGAATAGTGTTacatttatttgcttttatatTACTAGATGGCAAACTGTAATCAAGTAGAGATATCCTTccgaataatttaataattcgGGATAGTATTTCTatcttttcttccttttgTTACATAAGACAAACGAGAATTGGAAATGATATAGTATTATCAGTCGAATGTACATAGAGCGATTTGACTATTTGGtcacattattttgttttgtttttttctcaaaattactATATGCTTGATTATATGTACAAGGGTTATGAATGGAATTTAGATGATGTTTTaccattaaaatatgtgtggaTAGTAGTATATcgtacaaaaattatatttataatataagcATTTACTATTTAAATCTTTGGTCCAGAATGTGCATAACAGTAGTATTCatttatgtgtgtgtatatgaTATAAAGTATTATGAGTATGTGAGGACGGTAGTCTACATCATTATGTGAAATATTGTGCGTATGTTTAGATTACCGTTACCATCTAGGCCAGAAACCTTCAAATTGGTTCTAGATCGAAACCGAAAGCGCCGATTTCTGGCACTTGGCTGCAACACTATTTGACTCTTCGATCTAGAACGTGCATACTATTCATTTATGAATGTACGTATGATCTAAATTATCATGTACACGTGAGGACGATAAACTACTAAGTTAACATTATATCGACGAGGCCATAATCCTTAAATTGTGGTTTTGAATCGAAACCGAAAGCACAAGTTTCTACTTTCTAGCCCCAACAGTAAAACTAATCTTAACATATACTCGAAATTTAACATAATGATATAGTCTATTGTCCTCACATGTACATGATAATTTAGATCATACGtacatgcataaacaaataatagtatgCATTTTCTAGATCGAAGAGTATTAACCCTAACAATcaaaatggagtaattaattgtgaTATATATGAGCAATTGAGCATGATATCAATTTGGTATgtctagaaaaaaaaatctaacaaAGAAAAAACGTCTTCAATTTGGaagttgattgaaaaattTGAGTGGGTAGTTAGTACGGACGGGTGGAAAAGATGGGGTTGTTGGTGCTGCCATTTaatgctaattgagaaaaaatagtcGAATCTGGCTCGTGTGCATgtttctttgaattttatacTCACTTTTCCGTTTTGCagctctactttttctttataattaaaattattggtGGAAGTTTTAATTAGTAAGAGTTGATTTAAGTAGTCAGCCTTTTAAGTTTTACCTTACGAGGTCATAGTGAagttacaataaaaaaattcttgtcttatgaaatttgaatcatAGTGTTGTATTCGTCCAAAAAATGGTTGATTTAGGAATTATCATTTGAACtatcttttattaataaataaacaaatatttttgcaGGGTATGTGACGTATGTCACGATAAACTCAAATCCAACAACTATATTactatatgcaaaaataacatattttttaaagtatagtatatagtactcctattataaatataactttGTTTGATTGTTCCTAAAGTTATAAATGGCTTCCTAATTAGATGCATGAAATTGTGATAGATTTAGGAAAGGAGGGGATGGGCAGCCCCACCCTATTTAAGCTCAAATAGTTGCATGGTCTACAccattattttgaattacttaacatattatgataatattatgGTAAATAAAGTGGTGTTGTGGATGGTTTCTATTTACTAGCAACGGTCCCAATTTGGTAGTTGCAACCATCAAATCATTTCAgatgtttttcctttttttttcttttttacaagTCCAATTTTGCTTAACTTTAATTATGAGTCTTTAGTGGAAGTGTGACAATTCTTAAGCTTagattaatatgaaaaatagtatataGGGGAAATAAGCTAATATGTAAAGTCGTCTGTTCAAATACATTAGtgtatttaagaaaaaattgatatatattgtacatttcttaatacatCCATTTACTCCTTTTTTATAAAGTTAACTATATATGTCACCCAgtatttaatctttttttctgATATTTAAGCCAAAATGTTGCAATTAATCGTTTAGATTAACTCTAGTCAactcaaaaatagaaaaaattatctCGTTAACACCGACTTTATCCTGCGTTACACCGACACATAATAAAATTCTGGCTATACTATCCTCATCCGTAACTCTATTCTCGTCTaacctaatttaattttaaaataaaatatttatttctctcttatctttctaTTCTTATTCTTTATCCCAACACAACCTAGTaaaatattctctttttatatatttttaattatatataagatatataattatgtaattattaaaaatttagtattttactaacatatagtactactaaattaaTCATCAAAGTGAGGAAGGGGAATgaaggagagagaagaaaagtttCGAGAAGAGAGAAATATAGGAAGAAAGTTATAGTGCAATGAATAGATCGATgagagataaaatatgaaagtgAATAatccaatttaaaaaatacatggTGACCTAGGTCTACTGATAATCTAAGTTAAGGATTTTTGTGACTTTCTAtgtatttctttaattaaattagttaaaatgaTATACTGATTTTATAAGAGAGTCATCGTACAGTCTTACAGCTTCATAGAGGAGTTATTAGTCAATGAATCCATTCCactatttacaaaatattgatataaatttgCAAACCACGGCCAACTCAATGTAGAAAAGAATTAGGATATAATTAATGTagttatgaattttaaaattcacaattttttaattaaattgacaaTCAGAATCCATGTAAAActtgattaaataataaatgatgTAGATATAAggtttaaatgaaatttaaaaaagcaCAAGTATAAAGACCTATTAGAAAATAACTCTCcaaggaaataaaaattgaaattataaagatCTAAGAATAAGTTTGGCCTAatatatatgatatgataTACACCATATATGACCATTTACAAGGACGCTGGGGAATTATGGGGCATTGGGTCTTCATGGAGATTTGAAAACTAACTTATGTAtgtttatttgtaaatttcaattttcttacATCAAATTCTCATTacatattagtaattttaagATGTGTATGTGAATTATTGAACTATTCACAACTAATCAAAATTAGAACACTAGTAACTACTATCTTAATGACTTATTTACGTGACACTATTAAATGTTAACCAAAACAATatcacaatattatttatatcgAAATAGTAtataagtaatttaaatttatattttaaataattggaaaaaaggGCAAAAGGGGAAGAAGAATTTTCATGGCATATAAagttataataatagtaataatgtgaaaaatggaaagaaagaaaggaagGGAGCGTGTGAAATAAGAAAGCACGTGTGGTCCACATGTAGTACATGATGTACTGACTCACTTCCTACGTCATCACTCAACAGTAAAAACGATTACTTGTATTACAAACTATGTTTTCccccact
This window contains:
- the LOC125203159 gene encoding peroxidase 40, which translates into the protein MDHNYITAFVCLMMFSASFCSTLPNATNPNAAEACVNGGTISLTFDFYLSSCPEAEAIVFSWVEKAVSDDPRMAASLLRLHFHDCFVNGCDASVLLDDTASMVGEKSAAPNANSLRGFDVIDAIKAEIEYFCPQTVSCADILAIAARDAVVLSGGPAWEVEMGRKDSLIASKAAANNILPSPNSDLPTLMSKFQALGLSLQDLLALSGAHTMGKARCSTFSARLNGGGPDINLEFLQSLQQLCTVNTTLADLDHATPMTFDNRYFTNILSGEGLLPSDQALVGGVDEARALVQSYAQDARVFYRDFAKSMIVMGGLQSAAAGEIRRNCRAVNQILP
- the LOC125204778 gene encoding probable WRKY transcription factor 48, which encodes MEEKQKESTHNSPQNIAFSDQMMIPESSSSLLDLSTDHHLPNKNSSFRFIDMLSVQDFSNPSSIFDDLLQTPFPPPPPPPEYSEVVNTPATPNSSSVSSSSAEAAAANDDQKEEQDQEKARKQLKPKKKSQKRPREPRFAFMTKSEIDNLDDGYRWRKYGQKAVKNSPFPRSYYRCTSTACGVKKRVERSCEDPTIVVTTYEGTHLHPCPLTPRGSFAGMPERLMLDGGGGAGGSSSFPPMFHHLYQQQLPPQPMQHQPYFHNLLTSPLSFNPNPNPNLNPNFNHNPNPALYPNLVQERPFSLPALARDNGLLQDMLPSKVFGQQKEKEEEEED